CCCGCCACAAATAAGAATCTTGGGCCGGTAATCAAGCGCCTTTTCCTCGAGCTTATCATAATCAATATACCCTGTTTGAGGATTCAACTTATAAGGAAAACTCTCAAAAAATATAGACGCAGCAGATACTTTCTTCCCACCCGGCATATACCATCCATGACTCATATGCCCTCCAGACGGCGGATCCAACCCCATTATCCTATCGCCTGGCAACAAGAGTCCGGTATAAACAGCGAAATTAGCGGAAGTACACGAATAAGGCTGCACGTTAACACCCCATTTCTCGGAATCAAGATTAAAAGCTGTCAATGCACGCTCGTGGCATAGGGTTTCAATTTGATCTATAAAGTGGTTGCCCGTATAGTACCTGGCGCCAGGCATCCCTTCGGAGTACTTGTTCGTTAAATGGCTTCCCAATGCTTCCATCGCAGCTCGGCACACAAAGTTTTCGGAAGCAATAAGCTCAATTCCCAAGAACTGCCTTTGTTTTTCCTTATTCATGATTTCATTCAATTCTGGATCCGCCTCTTCTAGCGGTTGGTTTCCCCATGACCGGACAGCGGCTCGTCTTTGGTCAAAACTTGGCTCGGAACATAACAGTTTACAAGGGTTCGAAACAGGTTTAGGATCCCTTTGTCTTTTCACGCACATAGATCGCCCTAGAATCCTAATTTCTTCATCTTCGTTGTTGTGGTCTTTGTGCTTGCCGTTCTCCAAACGAGGGGCACCGTCGTCTTTTTCCTCGAAGAACTGTAAAGGAACGGGCCGCACCGGGTTCGACGAGCAGCGAAAGCTGGTATCGATTTGAAGCGAAATCGAATCGTCTGCAATGGAATTTTTAGCAAAACCCAAAGGCAAACCCGATTGAGCCTGAGATAAATCCATTCAAACCCTTAAAAAGGcaactattaaaattaaaataaaaaaatgaagtgtTTGGGAGAAACTCTTTGAGGGAGTAGGGGAATAACAGCTTACGGCCCTTAAGGGTAAGCGTAAAAGCAACAAAAACAATGGCTGCACTTCCTAAAGCAATTACAACGGAAATAACGAAGCATTGCCTGATTCTTTGAAGCAAAAACAGAGCAAAAATTTgagtaacttttttttttttcaattcatgtACAAATTGGAATTATTAATACATATAGATATAATGTTGAAAGGGAAAGGTTCTAATGTAGACGGAATCACGACTAGGTTCAAGCTTGTCAGGGGGCAAAAAAATTTGAAGCCCGGCCCAGAACCAGAATAAAAGGGGGAAAAATGGAAAAGGTgtgatctttttttcttttcaattcatatattataatgCATAAAAGGAAAAGTTAACTCATGTAGACTGAATCACCGCTAGGTTCAAGCTTGTCA
The sequence above is drawn from the Gossypium hirsutum isolate 1008001.06 chromosome A05, Gossypium_hirsutum_v2.1, whole genome shotgun sequence genome and encodes:
- the LOC107924076 gene encoding LOW QUALITY PROTEIN: serine hydroxymethyltransferase 7 (The sequence of the model RefSeq protein was modified relative to this genomic sequence to represent the inferred CDS: inserted 1 base in 1 codon), which translates into the protein MDLSQAQSGLPLGFAKNSIADDSISLQIDTSFRCSSNPVRPVPLQFFEEKDDGAPRLENGKHKDHNNEDEEIRILGRSMCVKRQRDPKPVSNPCKLLCSEPSFDQRRAAVRSWGNQPLEEADPELNEIMNKEKQRQFLGIELIASENFVCRAAMEALGSHLTNKYSEGMPGARYYTGNHFIDQIETLCHERALTAFNLDSEKWGVNVQPYSCTSANFAVYTGLLLPGDRIMGLDPPSGGHMSHGWYMPGGKKVSAASIFFESFPYKLNPQTGYIDYDKLEEKALDYRPKILICGGSSYPREWDYARFRQIADRCGAVLMCDMAQISGLVAAKECSSPFDYCDIVTSTTHKSLRGPRGGIXFYRRGAKSRKQGMCLGNSGDCSGQYDFEEKINFAVFPSLQGGPHNNHIAALAITLKQVATPEYKAYMQQVKKNAQALASALLRRKCKLVTGGTDNHLLLWDLTTLGLTGKCYEKACEMCHITLNKTAIFGENGAISPGGVRIGTPAMTSRGCSDSDFETMADFLYRAAQITSAVQRDHGKLQKEFLKGLQNNKDIIDLRNRVEAFAAQFAMPGFDD